A section of the Desulfotignum phosphitoxidans DSM 13687 genome encodes:
- a CDS encoding HPr family phosphocarrier protein, with amino-acid sequence MNKQIEISHQTIVLNDLGMHARPAAKIAQMAMTADKTIWLYDGNTQVDASSIIDILTLCAKKGTHIHIQAESRQDTAIIEQIKAFFDNGFGELTP; translated from the coding sequence TTGAACAAGCAGATAGAAATTTCCCATCAAACCATTGTCTTGAACGATTTGGGAATGCATGCCCGGCCGGCGGCCAAAATCGCACAAATGGCCATGACCGCTGATAAAACCATATGGCTGTACGATGGAAATACCCAGGTGGATGCATCCAGTATCATTGATATTTTGACTTTGTGCGCCAAAAAAGGCACCCACATCCACATTCAGGCGGAATCCAGGCAGGACACAGCGATTATAGAACAGATAAAAGCCTTTTTCGATAATGGGTTTGGAGAATTGACACCATGA
- the ptsP gene encoding phosphoenolpyruvate--protein phosphotransferase, giving the protein MTQKKPRELVLKGISGSPGICIGKAYVVDQEGVNIIERYPIAKTMLPREIDRFKHAVGKAKEEHARIIKSLDKDVSETLNILETHMALFKDKMLYGRTIETIQTEQINAEWALRKVSRQIKLMFQQVDDPYLQSRVNDIVQVSDKIMANLLGARNIKIADINKRVIIVAHDLTPADASQIQLELIKGFVTDRGGKDSHTGIVAKSLKIPSVFGLARATASINNDDILIVDGSSGLIIINPEEDTLFRYEERLARFEAYRADIERESHLPAITRDGVALNLMANIELVEEVVSAKDNGASGIGLFRTEFLYLDLKRFPTEEELLIKYKELAELMTPQSVTIRTLDINGDKFNPYIDPVEEANPALGLRAVRFCLENKDIFITQIKAILRAGAFGHIKLLIPMISCMEELAQVKAVIRQAVAELERDEKVFNKDIPLGIMIEVPSAVLMADELAGQVDFFSIGTNDLIQYSMAIDRRNRRVAHLYQALNPAVLKMIKMTFEAAHKNNIEVVMCGEMAGDPINIPVLLGIGIRHLSMNPASIPVIKKMVRDIDIEKARKISEELIQFTTVQEIIRFIQEEYKDILPYKETED; this is encoded by the coding sequence ATGACGCAAAAAAAACCCCGCGAACTGGTCCTTAAAGGGATCAGTGGTTCCCCGGGCATCTGCATCGGCAAAGCCTATGTGGTGGACCAGGAAGGGGTCAATATCATTGAACGATACCCGATTGCCAAAACCATGTTGCCCAGGGAAATCGACCGGTTTAAACATGCCGTGGGAAAAGCCAAAGAAGAACATGCCCGGATCATCAAATCCCTGGACAAGGATGTCAGTGAGACCCTGAATATTCTGGAAACCCACATGGCGCTGTTCAAGGATAAAATGCTTTACGGCAGGACCATTGAAACCATTCAAACTGAACAGATCAATGCGGAATGGGCGTTAAGAAAAGTTTCCCGCCAGATCAAACTGATGTTTCAGCAGGTGGATGACCCATACTTGCAGTCCCGTGTCAACGACATTGTCCAGGTTTCCGACAAAATAATGGCCAACCTGCTGGGTGCACGAAATATCAAAATAGCCGACATCAACAAACGGGTCATCATTGTGGCCCATGATCTGACCCCGGCCGATGCCAGCCAGATCCAGCTGGAGCTTATAAAAGGCTTTGTCACGGATCGGGGCGGCAAAGATTCCCATACCGGGATTGTGGCCAAATCACTGAAAATTCCTTCGGTTTTCGGTCTGGCCCGGGCCACGGCCAGTATCAACAACGATGATATTCTGATTGTGGATGGTTCTTCCGGACTGATCATCATCAATCCGGAAGAAGATACGCTGTTCAGGTATGAAGAGCGGCTGGCCCGGTTTGAAGCGTACCGCGCCGATATTGAGCGGGAAAGTCATTTGCCCGCAATCACCCGGGACGGGGTAGCCCTGAACCTGATGGCCAATATCGAACTGGTGGAAGAAGTGGTGTCTGCCAAGGACAACGGGGCATCGGGCATCGGGCTTTTCAGAACCGAATTTTTGTACCTGGATCTGAAACGGTTTCCCACAGAAGAAGAACTGCTGATCAAATACAAGGAACTTGCGGAACTGATGACGCCTCAGTCCGTGACCATCCGCACCCTGGACATCAACGGAGATAAGTTCAACCCGTATATCGACCCGGTGGAAGAAGCCAATCCCGCGCTGGGACTTCGGGCGGTCCGTTTTTGTCTGGAAAATAAAGATATTTTCATCACCCAGATCAAGGCCATTCTCCGGGCCGGTGCATTCGGGCATATCAAGCTGCTGATTCCCATGATTTCCTGCATGGAGGAACTGGCCCAGGTCAAAGCGGTTATCCGCCAGGCGGTGGCAGAGCTGGAGCGCGATGAAAAGGTGTTTAACAAGGACATTCCTTTGGGCATCATGATCGAGGTGCCGTCCGCCGTACTCATGGCCGATGAACTGGCCGGGCAGGTGGATTTTTTCAGTATCGGCACCAATGACCTGATCCAGTATTCCATGGCCATTGACCGGCGCAACCGCCGGGTGGCACATTTATATCAGGCATTGAATCCTGCGGTGCTCAAGATGATCAAAATGACGTTTGAAGCGGCCCATAAAAACAATATCGAAGTGGTCATGTGTGGTGAAATGGCAGGAGATCCCATCAACATACCGGTATTGCTGGGAATCGGAATCAGACATCTGTCCATGAACCCCGCTTCCATACCGGTTATCAAGAAAATGGTCCGGGACATAGACATTGAAAAAGCCCGAAAAATATCTGAAGAACTGATTCAATTCACCACTGTTCAAGAAATCATCCGGTTTATCCAGGAAGAATACAAAGATATTCTGCCTTACAAAGAAACGGAGGATTAG
- the smpB gene encoding SsrA-binding protein SmpB, with translation MAADYIKLIATNKKARHNYHIDEEYEAGMVLVGSEVKAIREGRVSFQDAYADIKRGEVFLRQLHISPYKFAYNDNHEPLRTRKLLLHKREISKLIGKIKERGYTLVPLKIYFKNDKIKVLLGLGKGKKLYDKRQDIKERDVKRDLDRERKKYST, from the coding sequence ATGGCTGCTGACTATATCAAACTGATCGCGACCAACAAGAAAGCCCGCCACAATTATCACATTGATGAGGAATATGAGGCCGGCATGGTTCTGGTCGGATCGGAAGTCAAAGCGATCCGTGAGGGCCGGGTCAGTTTTCAGGATGCGTATGCAGATATTAAACGCGGAGAGGTGTTTCTCCGGCAGCTGCATATTTCCCCGTATAAATTTGCCTACAATGACAACCATGAGCCGTTGCGAACCAGGAAGCTGCTGCTTCACAAAAGGGAAATCTCCAAACTCATCGGCAAGATCAAGGAGCGAGGCTACACCCTGGTGCCGCTGAAAATTTATTTTAAAAATGACAAAATCAAGGTCCTGCTGGGACTTGGCAAAGGCAAAAAACTGTATGACAAGCGCCAGGATATCAAAGAACGGGATGTCAAACGGGACCTGGACCGGGAACGCAAAAAGTATTCCACTTAA
- the coaE gene encoding dephospho-CoA kinase (Dephospho-CoA kinase (CoaE) performs the final step in coenzyme A biosynthesis.), with product MTHTGNAPADMIGRTRAALEKIRRTHHCMIVAVTGSIACGKTTVSGMLEELGAPLIDMDQIAREVVMPGTPGYDRIISAFGAGVVQPNGTLDRKALSGIVFADETKRRHLERITHPLIFDRFVEKLTQLSKVRPDSVIQAAVPLLIEMDIQHLFDRVIVVYLPEEIQLKRLAARDNISVDKAAAIIDSQLSAHEKKPYAHYVIDNSQGRSHTREQVNQVWLRLQQDKKQQHPDNDAQ from the coding sequence ATGACTCACACCGGTAACGCCCCGGCGGACATGATTGGCCGGACCCGGGCGGCCCTTGAAAAGATTCGACGCACACACCACTGCATGATTGTGGCGGTCACCGGCAGCATTGCCTGCGGCAAAACCACGGTATCCGGGATGCTCGAGGAATTAGGGGCCCCTCTCATTGATATGGATCAAATCGCCCGGGAGGTGGTGATGCCGGGTACTCCGGGATATGACCGGATCATTTCAGCATTTGGTGCCGGCGTGGTGCAACCGAACGGGACCCTGGACCGCAAAGCCCTGTCCGGCATCGTGTTTGCCGATGAAACAAAGCGAAGACATCTGGAACGGATCACCCATCCATTGATCTTTGACCGGTTTGTGGAAAAACTGACCCAACTGTCAAAGGTCCGGCCGGACAGCGTGATCCAGGCAGCTGTCCCCCTGCTGATCGAAATGGACATCCAGCACCTGTTCGACCGGGTGATCGTGGTGTATCTGCCCGAAGAAATCCAGCTTAAACGCCTGGCGGCCCGGGACAATATCTCTGTGGACAAGGCGGCCGCCATCATCGACTCCCAGCTGTCCGCCCATGAGAAAAAACCGTATGCCCATTATGTAATTGACAACAGCCAGGGTCGCTCCCATACCCGGGAACAGGTGAACCAGGTCTGGCTGCGGCTGCAACAAGATAAAAAACAGCAGCATCCGGATAATGACGCGCAATGA
- a CDS encoding aldehyde ferredoxin oxidoreductase N-terminal domain-containing protein encodes MISHNQTTTSFGWTGKILHVNLSDGAVTRLATPAYSDKYLGGRGIATRLYWEMVSPDTDALAPDNHLIFMTGPLGATGAQGASRFVAAGKSPMTLPEKFCCGNLGGYFGPYLKRAGFDGLVITGRADRPVYLYIDDGDVQIRDGADLWGQGVSAVQERLKNLHGNTTRMITTGIAGENRCRSANIMTDNEGSATGGFGAVMGSKRLKAVAVNGSGTIQAARPDRLKELSRKAVELNRKDPMFLPFNPDQVWRTGKSGCFQCGLDCMYRNRLETASGQTLVRKCQSMFVYFPWVAGRPDLSSEIAVTATGICNDRSLCTMEMTNIIQWLCACHKAGILTEKQTGLDMSQLGTLEFFTDLADMISRRQGFGDILAEGLLRAGETLGPEARAQFAPEVSGVGDGATYSAREYLMNGLLYAFSPRQPIAMLHEISRLTGLWVMHRNDPKSSPVSNDVFRTAAARFWGHERAWDLMTHEGKAQAAVKIMDRTLAKDSLGLCDSCWPVMISWHTPDHVGDPDLEARTFSAVTGMDMDDAKLHAVGERIFNLERLIHIREGHQPLVDDDVAAYNYTEPVQTVFMNPDVLVPGPGGQVLTRKGMTLGKEAFAAMRREFYQLRGWDPDTGVQLSDTLDRLDLPGRADQSLLR; translated from the coding sequence ATGATATCCCACAACCAGACAACCACGTCTTTCGGATGGACCGGCAAAATTCTGCATGTCAATCTGTCTGACGGCGCCGTCACCCGGCTGGCCACCCCGGCTTATTCGGACAAATATCTGGGGGGCCGGGGCATTGCCACCCGGCTGTATTGGGAGATGGTTTCACCGGACACCGATGCTTTGGCACCGGACAACCATCTGATTTTCATGACCGGCCCCCTGGGGGCCACCGGGGCCCAGGGCGCTTCCCGGTTCGTGGCGGCGGGCAAATCTCCCATGACTCTGCCTGAAAAGTTTTGCTGCGGCAACCTGGGCGGGTATTTCGGGCCTTATCTCAAGCGGGCCGGGTTTGACGGCCTGGTGATCACTGGCCGGGCCGACCGGCCGGTTTACCTGTACATTGATGACGGCGATGTTCAGATCAGGGATGGGGCCGACCTTTGGGGACAGGGGGTATCGGCGGTTCAGGAACGGCTCAAGAACCTCCACGGCAATACCACCCGCATGATCACCACCGGTATTGCCGGGGAGAACCGGTGCCGGTCCGCCAATATTATGACCGACAATGAAGGCAGCGCCACCGGCGGATTCGGCGCGGTCATGGGGTCCAAACGTCTCAAGGCGGTGGCGGTGAACGGTTCCGGCACCATCCAGGCGGCCCGTCCGGACCGGCTCAAAGAACTGAGCCGGAAGGCGGTTGAACTGAACCGCAAAGACCCCATGTTTCTGCCGTTCAATCCTGACCAGGTGTGGCGGACCGGAAAATCAGGCTGCTTTCAGTGCGGGCTGGACTGCATGTACCGGAACCGGCTTGAGACCGCATCCGGACAGACCCTGGTGAGAAAATGCCAGTCCATGTTCGTGTATTTCCCGTGGGTGGCGGGGCGGCCGGATTTGTCGTCTGAGATCGCGGTGACCGCCACCGGCATCTGTAATGACCGGTCTCTTTGCACCATGGAGATGACCAATATCATCCAGTGGCTGTGTGCCTGTCACAAAGCCGGGATTTTGACGGAAAAACAGACCGGACTGGATATGTCCCAACTGGGCACCCTGGAATTTTTCACGGATCTGGCGGACATGATCAGCCGCCGGCAGGGGTTCGGGGATATCCTGGCTGAAGGCCTGCTCCGGGCCGGGGAAACCCTGGGGCCGGAAGCCAGAGCCCAGTTTGCCCCGGAGGTCTCCGGGGTGGGGGACGGGGCCACCTATTCCGCCAGGGAATATCTCATGAACGGGCTGTTGTATGCGTTTTCCCCCAGGCAGCCCATTGCCATGCTCCACGAGATCAGCCGTCTCACCGGGCTGTGGGTCATGCACCGGAATGATCCGAAAAGCTCACCGGTCTCCAATGACGTGTTCCGAACGGCTGCGGCCCGGTTCTGGGGCCATGAAAGAGCCTGGGACCTGATGACCCATGAGGGCAAGGCCCAGGCCGCGGTCAAGATCATGGACCGCACCCTTGCCAAGGACAGTCTGGGACTGTGCGATTCCTGCTGGCCGGTGATGATATCCTGGCACACCCCGGATCATGTGGGTGATCCGGATCTGGAGGCCCGCACGTTCAGTGCGGTCACCGGTATGGACATGGATGATGCGAAACTCCATGCCGTGGGGGAACGGATTTTCAATCTGGAACGGTTGATCCATATCCGGGAGGGACATCAACCTCTTGTGGACGATGATGTGGCTGCGTACAACTATACCGAACCGGTTCAGACCGTGTTCATGAATCCTGATGTGCTGGTGCCGGGACCGGGGGGCCAGGTGCTCACCCGCAAAGGCATGACCCTGGGCAAAGAAGCCTTTGCCGCCATGCGCAGAGAGTTTTATCAACTGCGCGGATGGGACCCGGATACCGGGGTGCAGCTGTCGGACACCCTGGACCGCCTGGATCTACCCGGCCGGGCTGACCAAAGCTTACTGCGATGA
- a CDS encoding peptide chain release factor family protein, whose product MASTNSGPSEKKQAALDQKLENLGIRKTDLEEKFIKASGRGGQKVNKSSSAVFLRHKVTGLSVKVGKHRSLHLNRFLALRALAEKIQALQSGRHSSDMSDSDRKIQKQKRRRRQKTRKKLAGKQKQEDQR is encoded by the coding sequence ATGGCATCAACAAATTCCGGACCCAGTGAAAAAAAACAGGCGGCCCTGGATCAGAAATTGGAAAACCTGGGGATCCGCAAAACCGATCTGGAGGAAAAATTCATCAAAGCCTCGGGCCGGGGCGGACAGAAGGTGAACAAATCTTCTTCCGCCGTGTTCCTTCGGCACAAAGTTACCGGGCTGTCGGTCAAGGTGGGCAAGCATAGATCCCTGCACCTGAACCGATTTTTGGCACTGCGGGCTTTAGCGGAAAAAATCCAAGCCCTTCAATCCGGCAGACACTCCTCGGACATGTCGGATTCAGACAGAAAAATTCAAAAACAGAAACGCCGGCGCCGGCAAAAGACCCGGAAAAAACTGGCCGGGAAGCAGAAACAAGAAGATCAAAGATGA
- a CDS encoding DUF503 domain-containing protein has product MVVGCARIRLRLFEVHSLKAKRSIVRSTVARIQNQFQAAAAETGLNDSHEWAEIGFAVVGNDAALINSRVDKIFNYVDAMGLAMIADTNMEIIHL; this is encoded by the coding sequence ATGGTGGTGGGATGTGCTCGGATCCGGTTGCGCCTGTTTGAAGTGCACTCGCTCAAGGCCAAACGAAGTATTGTCAGATCCACTGTGGCCCGGATTCAGAACCAGTTCCAGGCAGCCGCAGCAGAAACCGGTCTGAACGACAGCCATGAATGGGCTGAAATCGGGTTCGCTGTGGTGGGCAATGACGCGGCCCTGATCAACTCCCGGGTGGACAAGATCTTCAACTATGTGGATGCCATGGGACTGGCCATGATTGCAGATACAAATATGGAAATTATTCATCTTTGA
- a CDS encoding pyruvate, water dikinase regulatory protein, with protein MAQSVSNSGFQVIYIASCGEGINAFHLVESTLIQFPHNKITIVKVPHIRSEVQVDELIDKVKDMESIIVHTIVKSDLRQYLTRKGMEHKIVTIDLMGPVLSKIQSFLNQAPLEKPGLYRESHQVDLKQVSAIDFALAHDDGLSPESLDKAEIILLGLSRAGKTPLSMYMAVLGWKVANVPFVPGVPLPAILDEVDRRRIFALNINAKQLLSHRKMRQESLGVSEMKSAYASRKKIEEEIFTAHRYYIAKGYSILDISDKPIETSAEEIIEMITRRFKAAAHLS; from the coding sequence ATGGCACAGTCAGTTTCCAATTCCGGGTTTCAGGTGATCTATATCGCTTCCTGCGGGGAGGGGATCAATGCCTTTCACCTGGTGGAATCCACCCTGATTCAGTTTCCTCACAACAAAATCACCATTGTCAAGGTACCCCATATCCGGTCTGAAGTTCAGGTGGACGAACTCATCGACAAGGTCAAAGACATGGAAAGCATTATTGTGCATACCATTGTCAAGTCGGATCTGCGGCAGTACCTCACCCGCAAGGGCATGGAACATAAAATTGTGACCATCGACCTGATGGGGCCGGTGCTGTCAAAGATTCAGTCTTTTCTGAACCAGGCCCCTCTGGAGAAACCGGGGCTGTACCGGGAAAGTCACCAGGTGGATCTCAAGCAGGTGTCTGCCATTGATTTTGCTCTGGCCCATGATGACGGCTTGAGCCCGGAAAGCCTGGATAAAGCGGAAATCATCCTTCTGGGCTTGTCCAGGGCCGGCAAAACCCCATTGTCCATGTATATGGCCGTGCTGGGATGGAAAGTGGCCAATGTGCCGTTCGTGCCCGGTGTGCCCTTGCCGGCCATCCTGGATGAGGTGGACCGGCGCCGGATCTTTGCATTGAACATCAATGCCAAACAGCTGCTTTCCCACCGCAAAATGCGGCAGGAAAGCTTAGGAGTATCGGAAATGAAATCTGCGTATGCGTCCAGAAAAAAAATCGAAGAGGAAATTTTTACCGCCCACCGGTATTACATTGCCAAAGGATACTCCATTCTGGATATCAGCGACAAACCTATTGAAACCAGCGCCGAGGAAATCATTGAAATGATCACCCGGCGCTTCAAGGCAGCGGCCCATTTGAGTTAA
- the ppdK gene encoding pyruvate, phosphate dikinase codes for MTRYIYEFGPGKTDGDASMKNLLGGKGANLAEMARLGLPVPPGFTISTECCNDYFDLGWRFPDTLESEIRTAMGHVETQMKMKFGDPEAPLLVSCRSGARSSMPGMMETILNVGLCSTTIPGLVEKTGNEWFVYDAYRRLIMMYSDVVMEKADQVVPEDGMGIRLNLEMMMNNLKNDKGYEHDTDISLQDMQALCDRFKKKISQYLKKEFPDDPWEQLMGAIGAVFKSWNGKRAVSYRRIEHIPDAWGTAVNVQAMVFGNMGDTSATGVAFTRDPSTGKNHFFGEWLVNAQGEDVVAGIRTPNPLNKDTKNMQNQHLPSLEEAMPGLYDQLYDIRNTLESHYKDMQDIEFTIQEGTLYMLQCRVGKRTATAALNMAMDMYEQGMIDEKTMICRLNPKSLDEMLHPIVDPREEKTAVQVAEGLPAGPGGAWGKIVFTAEDAVQMAKIGENVILVREETSPEDIEGMRAASAILTARGGMTSHAALVARGWGKCCIVGAGAMKINAKNRQVQVGTRVFNEGDVFTLNGTKGIVYDGRLKMKDALENPKFKKFMAIADQHRTMGVRTNADTPEDAATALKFGAQGIGLFRTEHMFYGADSDRPLFLLRKMILSKSTEERQASLDELFPFVKQEIKNTLEVMDNLPVTLRLLDPPLHEFVPESEANQMEIAKALGIDLEEVNKRSRLLKESNPMIGHRGVRLGITFPEITQMQVNAIFTAAAELIVSGNQPLPEIMVPVTCNEKELTFVKKIVDDSYHNVLKAHNLEQIPYLFGTMIEIPRAALIADKMAKDAQFFSFGTNDLTQMTFGFSRDDIGSFMNDYIDHAILDSDPFETLDQEAVGSLIDIAVERGRKTRPEIKLGICGEHGGDPASVTFCHKAGLTYVSCSPYRVPIARLAAAQAAIQEND; via the coding sequence ATGACCAGATATATTTATGAATTCGGCCCCGGGAAAACAGACGGGGATGCTTCCATGAAAAACCTTTTGGGCGGAAAAGGAGCCAATCTGGCTGAAATGGCCCGGCTGGGCCTGCCGGTTCCTCCGGGATTCACCATTTCTACTGAATGCTGCAATGATTATTTTGATTTGGGGTGGCGGTTTCCGGATACGCTTGAATCGGAAATCAGGACCGCCATGGGCCATGTTGAAACCCAAATGAAAATGAAATTCGGTGATCCGGAAGCTCCTTTGCTGGTTTCCTGCCGGTCCGGAGCCAGAAGTTCCATGCCCGGGATGATGGAAACCATCCTCAATGTGGGACTGTGTTCCACCACCATTCCCGGGCTGGTGGAAAAAACCGGCAATGAATGGTTTGTGTATGATGCTTACCGCCGTCTGATCATGATGTATTCGGATGTGGTCATGGAAAAAGCGGATCAGGTGGTGCCCGAAGATGGTATGGGCATCCGCCTGAACCTGGAAATGATGATGAACAACCTGAAAAACGACAAAGGGTATGAGCATGATACTGATATCTCGCTTCAAGACATGCAGGCCCTGTGTGACCGGTTTAAAAAGAAAATTTCCCAGTATCTGAAAAAAGAATTTCCGGATGACCCCTGGGAACAGCTTATGGGAGCCATCGGGGCCGTGTTTAAAAGCTGGAACGGCAAACGGGCCGTGTCCTACCGCCGTATCGAGCATATTCCCGATGCCTGGGGAACCGCGGTCAATGTTCAGGCCATGGTGTTCGGTAACATGGGGGATACGTCCGCCACGGGCGTGGCATTTACCAGAGATCCGTCCACCGGCAAAAACCATTTTTTCGGCGAATGGCTGGTCAATGCCCAGGGAGAGGATGTGGTGGCCGGTATCCGGACCCCCAATCCCTTGAACAAAGACACCAAAAACATGCAGAACCAGCATCTGCCATCCCTGGAAGAAGCCATGCCCGGTCTGTATGACCAGTTGTATGATATCAGAAACACCCTGGAATCCCATTACAAAGACATGCAGGACATCGAGTTCACCATCCAGGAAGGCACTTTATACATGCTCCAGTGCCGGGTGGGCAAACGCACGGCCACGGCTGCGTTGAACATGGCCATGGACATGTATGAACAAGGCATGATCGATGAAAAAACCATGATCTGCCGCCTCAATCCCAAATCCTTAGATGAAATGCTGCACCCCATTGTGGACCCCCGGGAGGAAAAAACAGCGGTTCAGGTGGCGGAAGGCCTGCCGGCCGGTCCGGGAGGCGCCTGGGGCAAAATTGTTTTCACGGCCGAAGATGCCGTGCAGATGGCCAAAATCGGGGAGAATGTCATCCTGGTCAGGGAAGAAACCAGTCCGGAAGACATTGAAGGCATGCGGGCCGCCTCTGCCATACTCACGGCCCGGGGCGGCATGACCAGCCATGCCGCCCTGGTGGCGAGGGGTTGGGGTAAATGCTGCATCGTTGGGGCCGGGGCCATGAAAATCAATGCAAAAAACCGCCAGGTACAGGTGGGAACCCGGGTATTTAATGAAGGGGATGTGTTTACGTTGAACGGTACCAAAGGCATTGTGTATGACGGCCGGCTCAAAATGAAAGACGCATTGGAAAACCCTAAATTTAAAAAATTCATGGCCATTGCGGACCAGCACCGGACCATGGGCGTGCGGACCAATGCCGATACACCGGAAGATGCGGCCACGGCATTGAAATTCGGGGCCCAGGGTATCGGGCTGTTCAGAACCGAGCACATGTTTTATGGGGCTGACTCAGACCGGCCGTTGTTTCTGCTGCGGAAAATGATTTTAAGCAAATCAACGGAAGAACGCCAGGCATCCCTGGATGAACTGTTTCCGTTCGTCAAGCAGGAAATTAAAAACACGTTGGAAGTGATGGACAACCTGCCCGTGACCCTGCGGCTGTTGGATCCGCCCCTGCATGAATTTGTGCCCGAATCGGAAGCCAACCAGATGGAAATCGCCAAAGCCCTGGGCATTGACCTGGAAGAGGTGAATAAACGAAGCCGGCTGCTCAAAGAATCCAATCCCATGATCGGTCACCGGGGGGTACGTCTGGGAATCACATTTCCGGAAATTACGCAGATGCAGGTGAATGCGATTTTCACGGCGGCCGCTGAATTGATCGTTTCAGGAAACCAGCCGTTGCCTGAAATCATGGTGCCGGTCACCTGCAATGAAAAAGAGCTGACTTTTGTCAAAAAAATAGTGGATGACTCTTATCACAATGTCTTGAAAGCCCACAATCTGGAACAGATCCCCTATTTGTTCGGCACCATGATTGAAATTCCCAGAGCGGCGTTGATTGCGGACAAAATGGCGAAGGATGCCCAGTTCTTTTCATTCGGCACCAATGATCTGACCCAGATGACGTTCGGGTTTTCCAGAGATGATATCGGATCTTTCATGAATGACTATATCGACCATGCCATTTTAGACTCGGATCCGTTTGAAACCCTGGATCAGGAAGCTGTGGGCAGTCTGATTGACATTGCGGTTGAGCGCGGCAGAAAAACCCGTCCTGAGATCAAGCTGGGAATCTGTGGCGAACATGGCGGGGATCCGGCATCTGTGACATTCTGCCATAAGGCCGGACTGACCTATGTGTCCTGTTCTCCCTACCGGGTGCCCATTGCGCGACTGGCTGCGGCCCAGGCCGCTATTCAGGAGAATGATTAA